The genomic DNA GCTCGTGCAAGGCCTGACGCATGCCGCTGAGTTTCAAGGTGTGCAGTTGATCGAGAAGGGGTTGTTTCAGCATGGCGGAGGCTCCTGGGTTATTGGTAATAGCGTGCGCCGCGCACGTTCGCGTGGGTCGCGGTCGAAGGGATGGGCGGTGGCGAAGTCCCCGCATCCGGGAGGCGTTGCTGGTCCAGGCCATGCTTGAGAATCGACTCGATGCTCTTGTAACTCAGTCCCCCAATGGCTAACGCGCGCTGACAGGCGGCCTCCAAGCGGTCGGCGCCATAGGCTTTGCCCAGACGCAAGATGCCCAAGCACGAGCGGTAGCCCTGCTGAGGATGGGGCCGCGTGGCCAGGATACGTTCCACTAGAGTCGCCGTGTGGGGGCCGGTCTGGTGAGCCCAGCGCACTAACCGTTCGGGCGTCCATTCGGCGTACTCCCGATGGGCTTTGGGCATGTGGGCGGTTACGGTGGTATGGCGACCAGGCTGCGGATGGCGGCGATGACAAGCCACCCGCTGACGTTGATGGAAGACCTCGACCGTGGTGGCGGTCAGGCGCACCTCCACTTCCTGGCGCACCAGGAGGTAGGGGACCGAATAGTAATGGCGCTCGATGTCAATGTGATAGTCAATGTTGACGCGCGCTTTTTTCCATTGCGCGAACACGTAGGGTTCGGCCGGTAAGGGACGCAACGCCGGTTGTTCCAGCGTTGCAAACCAATGCTGACGGGAACCGGGGAGTTTTTTGAAGGCGCGCTGATTGAGGGCGTCGCGCAGTTCGCGGATGACCGTGTTGAGTTCGTCGAGACTGAACAGAGTCCGATGGCGCAAGCGGGCCAGAATCCAGCGTTCCACCACGAGCACGCCACTTTCCGCTTTGGCTTTATCACGCGGTTTTCGGACACGCGCGGGGATCACCGCGACGCCATAATGGGCGGCTAACTCCAGATAACTGGGGTTGAGGTCGGGCTCATAGCGGTGCGGCGTCTGGACGCCGGTTTTCAAATTATCTGGAACCACAATTTCCGGGACACCGCCGAAAAATGCAAAGGCCCGGACATGCGCCATGAGCCAGTCATCCAGTCCTTGGGTCCAGGTCGCCTCCACATAGGTGTAATTGCTGGCGCCCAGCACCGCAACAAACACTTGGGCCTGGCGGAGTTCACCCGTGATGCGGTCCACGATGGGCACGGTGGGACCGGCGTAGTCCACAAACACCTTCTCACCGGCCCGATGGGTCTGGCGCATCACCACATCGGTATGCGCCACCCAAGCCCGATACTGCTGGCAGAACCAGGTGTATTGATAGCCCTGGGGATGCGTGGCTTTGTACTCTTCCCACAAGAGCCACAAGGTGACGCCGGGGCGGCGTAATTCCTGGTGGACGGTGGCCCAATCCGGTTTTCCGCGATCCGCAGACCCAGCGGCGGGGCGCGGCGGAAACAACCGTCGTTCCAATTCATCGGCCATCATGCCCTTGGGCAGGGGCCAACCCAGGCCCGCTCGTCGGGCGCGTTGCAGATACTCTCCGACCGTGCTACGGCCGATCCCGCAACTCCGGGCAATTTGTGGTTGGCTATGGCCCGCCGCCTGCAAACGAAGCACTTCTTGAATCTTGCGCATGGATAACCTCTCAGTCGGCATGAGTTCCTCCTCGGAAAAAAAGGAACCAGCCTACAAGTTGTTAACCTGCGTCGCTGCTCATTGGCGAAACAACCCGCCGCCTTCCGTGTAATGGCCTGCCGCCTTCCGTGAAACGACCTGCCGTCATCCCGTGAAACGACCTGCCGTCATCCCGTGAAACGACCTGCCGTCATCCCGTGAAATACGCACAGCACTCCTCAAACTTGCTAGGAGAACCTTGCTCATGCATCCCTATATTACTTTTTGTCTGATCACCCGTGAGGCGCATCGCGCCAATGCACGTCTCATGCAGGTCCGTGGGAGGGGAGCCTTCCGGGCGCGGACGCTATCTTGGTCCCGAGAGATGCGTTTCCTGCAAAGAAAGCTCTTGTAAAGTGGGTTGATTTAGCGCAAGCATAAAAAATTTCGTCTTTCTCAATGGAG from Gammaproteobacteria bacterium includes the following:
- a CDS encoding IS21 family transposase yields the protein MRKIQEVLRLQAAGHSQPQIARSCGIGRSTVGEYLQRARRAGLGWPLPKGMMADELERRLFPPRPAAGSADRGKPDWATVHQELRRPGVTLWLLWEEYKATHPQGYQYTWFCQQYRAWVAHTDVVMRQTHRAGEKVFVDYAGPTVPIVDRITGELRQAQVFVAVLGASNYTYVEATWTQGLDDWLMAHVRAFAFFGGVPEIVVPDNLKTGVQTPHRYEPDLNPSYLELAAHYGVAVIPARVRKPRDKAKAESGVLVVERWILARLRHRTLFSLDELNTVIRELRDALNQRAFKKLPGSRQHWFATLEQPALRPLPAEPYVFAQWKKARVNIDYHIDIERHYYSVPYLLVRQEVEVRLTATTVEVFHQRQRVACHRRHPQPGRHTTVTAHMPKAHREYAEWTPERLVRWAHQTGPHTATLVERILATRPHPQQGYRSCLGILRLGKAYGADRLEAACQRALAIGGLSYKSIESILKHGLDQQRLPDAGTSPPPIPSTATHANVRGARYYQ